In Pangasianodon hypophthalmus isolate fPanHyp1 chromosome 3, fPanHyp1.pri, whole genome shotgun sequence, a single genomic region encodes these proteins:
- the bcl2l11 gene encoding bcl-2-like protein 11 isoform X2, translating into MSRRQYRADGAAFLKEQGQCGESASRAEPCESPQPQPLPQPSELEVLFRGGIAAVPNSRVAYQSRSPVFRTLSRSSSGYFSFDSEPSSPLITHSTATQTPSPSSQVITHALQRISEARGDARAHELWPALHNHYPPHGAASAGDMQPESYVAQELRRIGDEFNQLYFHEAERNGGAAPQQAQNEPAIMLWVGLLIGRLLQFLLRQR; encoded by the exons ATGTCCAG ACGGCAATACCGGGCTGATGGCGCAGCCTTCTTAAAGGAGCAGGGGCAATGCGGAGAGAGCGCCTCCCGGGCCGAGCCGTGTGAGAGCCCTCAGCCTCAGCCTCTGCCTCAGCCGAGCGAGCTGGAAGTGTTATTTAGGGGAGGGATCGCGGCGGTGCCCAATAGCCGCGTGGCTTACCAGTCCAGGTCGCCTGTGTTCCGAACCCTCTCCAGGTCGTCGAGTGGATATTTTTCGTTCGACAGTGAGCCGAGCTCTCCACTAATCACCCATAGCACGGCCACTCAGACCCCGAGTCCGTCTAGTCAAGTGATAACTCACGCCCTGCAGCGCATTTCCGAAGCGCGAGGCGACGCGCGCGCTCACG AATTATGGCCTGCTCTCCATAACCACTATCCACCCCACGGAGCGGCATCTGCGGGGGACATGCAACCGGAGTCGTACGTTGCGCAAGAGTTGCGGCGCATCGGCGATGAATTTAATCAGCTTTATTTTCATGAG GCAGAAAGAAATGGTGGCGCAGCCCCTCAGCAGGCCCAGAACGAGCCCGCCATCATGTTGTGGGTGGGGCTCCTGATTGGACGGCTATTACAGTTCCTCCTGAGACAAAGATGA
- the bcl2l11 gene encoding bcl-2-like protein 11 isoform X1: protein MFTAARNSRQCGVSCTLHYPRQYRADGAAFLKEQGQCGESASRAEPCESPQPQPLPQPSELEVLFRGGIAAVPNSRVAYQSRSPVFRTLSRSSSGYFSFDSEPSSPLITHSTATQTPSPSSQVITHALQRISEARGDARAHELWPALHNHYPPHGAASAGDMQPESYVAQELRRIGDEFNQLYFHEAERNGGAAPQQAQNEPAIMLWVGLLIGRLLQFLLRQR from the exons ATGTTTACAGCAGCTCGGAACAGTCGGCAGTGTGGAGTCAGCTGTACACTACATTACCC ACGGCAATACCGGGCTGATGGCGCAGCCTTCTTAAAGGAGCAGGGGCAATGCGGAGAGAGCGCCTCCCGGGCCGAGCCGTGTGAGAGCCCTCAGCCTCAGCCTCTGCCTCAGCCGAGCGAGCTGGAAGTGTTATTTAGGGGAGGGATCGCGGCGGTGCCCAATAGCCGCGTGGCTTACCAGTCCAGGTCGCCTGTGTTCCGAACCCTCTCCAGGTCGTCGAGTGGATATTTTTCGTTCGACAGTGAGCCGAGCTCTCCACTAATCACCCATAGCACGGCCACTCAGACCCCGAGTCCGTCTAGTCAAGTGATAACTCACGCCCTGCAGCGCATTTCCGAAGCGCGAGGCGACGCGCGCGCTCACG AATTATGGCCTGCTCTCCATAACCACTATCCACCCCACGGAGCGGCATCTGCGGGGGACATGCAACCGGAGTCGTACGTTGCGCAAGAGTTGCGGCGCATCGGCGATGAATTTAATCAGCTTTATTTTCATGAG GCAGAAAGAAATGGTGGCGCAGCCCCTCAGCAGGCCCAGAACGAGCCCGCCATCATGTTGTGGGTGGGGCTCCTGATTGGACGGCTATTACAGTTCCTCCTGAGACAAAGATGA